GCCGCTGGACGACGGCGCGCAGCTGGCCGAGGCGCTGGCCGAGGCTGTGGGCCTGCCGGCCGGCGCCGCCTGGCCCGGCCTGTGCGCCGCGCTGGCCGGGCGGCGCCTGCTGCTGGTGCTGGACAATTGCGGCCACCTGGCCGAACCGGCGGCGCTGCTGGCCGAGGCGTTGCTCGAGGCTGCGCCGCAGCTGCACCTGCTGGCAACCAGCCGCGAAGCGTTGTGCCTGCGCGCCGAATGGGTGCACCGGCTGGCGCCGCTCGAACTGCCGGGGCCGGCGCTCGACCTGTTCGCGCTGCGCCTGGGCGGCGCGGCGCGGCTCGACCCGGCCGGACTGTCCCGCGCGGCGCGGCTGTGCCGCCAGCTGGAGGGCAATCCGCTGCTGATCGGGCTGGCCGCGGCGCGCGCCCGCGAGGTCGGCATCGCGGCCCTGGCGGATGGCGTCGATGCGCTGTTCGACCAGGCCGACGGCGGCGCGGCGGACTGCGGACGGCATCGTTCGCCGGCCGCGCTGCTCGACTGGAGTTGCCGCCTGCTGGCGCCGCGCGAACGCGCGGTGCTGTACCGGCTGGCGGCGTTTCGCCAGGCCTTCACCCTCGACCAGGCGATCCTGGCCTGCGCCTGCGCGCGCATCGATGCGGGCGCCGTGGTCGAGTCCATCCTGGCGCTCGGCGCGCGCTCGCTGGTGGAGGTAGTGGACGTGGAAGCCGGCGGCGACGGCGCCCGTTACCGCCTGTCGAACGCCACCCGCTGCTATGCGCGGCGGCGCCTCGGGTACGAAGACCAGGCGCCGGCACCGGCCCGGCGCGCCGCCGCCGGGCCGGCCGTGGCCGTCATGCTGCCGTGATCTCGTCAGTGGAGCGCATGCTGGCGTAGGCGAAGCCGAGCGCCGCCATGAAGGCGGCGTGGGCATGCGCGGCCGGCACCTTGACCCCATCGAATTCCAGGTCGCGCGAAGCGCAGGCGTCGTGCACCACGGTCACCTTGAAGCCGAAGTCGTTGGATGCGCGGGTGCAGGCGTCCACGCACATATGGCTCATGGCGCCACAGATGACGACTTCCTCGACGTCGCGCCCGCGCAGGATCTCCAGCAGCGGGGTGTCGCGGAACGAGTTGATGTGGTGCTTGAGCAGCACCGGCTCGCCATCGAGCGGCGCCGCCGACACGTGGATCGCGGCGCCCTCGGAGCCGGGGGCGAAGAACGGCGCGCTGGCCGCGTCGGGAAATTCGTGGCGGATGTGGACCACCGGCGTGTCGCGCGCGCGGTAGTGGCGCAGCAGGCGGCCGACGTTGGCGGCGGCGGCGTCCATATTGGCCAGCTCCCAGCGGCCGTCGGGAAAATAATCGTTCTGGACGTCGATGACGATCAGTGCTTGCTTGCTCATGATGGCTCCTCGTTGTTGTGAAGGTGATGGTGGTGGTGAGTGGTGTCGAGCGCGATGGCCGAGAATTGTTCCAGCAGGTGTTCGGTCGCGACCAGCTGGTGGGCATAGCTGGAGGCGTTGATGTCGTGGGCGGCGCGCAGCGCGGCGTTGCTGAAGGCGGCGGTGGCGTCCGCAACCAGGGTGACGTGGTAGCCCAGTTCGGAGGCGGCGCGTCCGGTGCCCTCGATGCAGGTGTTGGCCACCAGGCCCACCAGTACCACGTGGGTGATGCCGCGCTGGCGCAGTTGCAGGTCGAGGTCGGTGTTGGCGAAGCCGCTGCTGGCCCAGTGTTCCTTGACCACCAGCTCGCCCGGCAGCGGCCCGATGTCGGGATGCCATTCGCCGCCCCATTCGCCGCGCTGGAACACCAGCGCGCGGGCGCTGCCGGTCTGGTACGGTGTGGCGAAGCGCCAGGCATCGAGGTTGCCCGGCGCGTAGCGGTGGTGCGGCACCGTCACCACCGGGACGCCGGCGCCGCGCGCGCCCCTGAGCACGGCGCGCAGGTTGGCGTGCAGCCGCGCCGCGTTGCGGGTGGCGGCGATGCGGGGCCACAGCTTGCCGCCCTCGGACAAAAAGTCGTTATACGGGTCGACCAGCAGCAATGCCGTGTGGCCGCGCGCCAGTTCGCTGTCGATCATGCTTGCCTCCCGAGGGCCGGATGGCCCGACTATTGGTTGACCTTGCCCGGCAGGCTCAGTTTCCCTGACGCGACCTTGAACACGTCCGCCACGCACAGCAGCGGGCTGTGGACGCTCGCATTGACCCGCAGCGCCGCCGTGACGCCGTCGAAGCTGGCCGCCTCGACCACGCCGATATCGTCGAACGGGACCTTGACCTCGAGCGACTCGGCCTTGAAGACCGGGCTCCAGCCGGGGCTGTCGAGCAGGATCGGAAAACCGGGCCAGGTCTTGGGCAGGCGCGGCTTGGCGCCCTCGGGAATATCGACCACCTTCAGCGCATCCTTGCCGCAGGCATCGTCCCTGGTCAGCACCACCCAGTGCGAGTGCCACAGGTTGCCGTCGTTGCCGACGTCGCCGTCGCCGTTCTCGTCGTACAGCGGGGTGTCGTCGAAGTCGGGGTGCGAGGTGACGGCGAAGGCCAGGATGCCGGCCTTGCTCTCGAACCCGACCACATAGGGATCGATGGTGGTCGGCCACACGTAGGAAAACACCGCACTGCCGCCCAGCTTGCCTGTCTTGGTCGGATAGGTCTTGCCGGCCTTGCCCGACACCGCCACGTGGAAGGTGGCGATATTGCCCTGGGTGGTGATCTTGGTGTGGACGATGTCGTACTCGGCCTTGACCCCCTTGGCGGCGGCGCTCTGGATGCCGCCGGTGTGCGGCTTGCCGCCCTGGTGGGCGGCGGCCGTGCAGGTGGCGAGGGCGAGGGCGGCGGCGAGGATGGTGCGGATGGCGGTCATGGAGGCTCCTGTCGGGTCTGGCGTGGTCGATGGTGTGTTGCAGTAACTGTCTTCGAGCTTAGTCGCGCCGTGCCATGCCGGTTGTAAAGACCTGTGATGAGATGTGCCGGACGGGCACGGCCGCCACCTATGGGAGAGATGCGGCGCTTGCGCCGGATCGACTGGACGCCGTTTCACAAGGATTTACTGGGGCGGCGCGCGGTCGCCACTTAGTATCGAGGCATCGTCCGGGCCGTGGTGCGCCCGGCGCACAATCACAGGAGCCAGCATGAAAGTCAGGGATTCGGTCGTACTCGTTACCGGCGCCAACCGCGGACTCGGCCGCGCCTGGGCCCGCCTATTGCTCGAAGCCGGCGCGCGCAAGGTGTATGCCGCCGCGCGCGATCCGCGCACCATCGACCTGCCTGATGTGATCCCGATCGAACTCGACATCACCCGCGGGCAGCAGGTGCGGCATGCGGCCGCCGAATGCGGCGACGTGACCCTGCTGGTGAACAATGCCGGCATCGTGCGCGGCGGCGGCCTGCTCGACGACGAAACGCCCGAGCGTGCCCGGCAAGAGCTCGACACCAACCTGTTCGGGACCCTGTCGATGTGCCGCGCCTTCGCGCCCATCCTGGCCGCCAACGGCGGTGGCGCCATCGTCAATGTGTTGTCGGTGCTGAGCTGGATCAGCATTCCGGGCGGCGCCACCTACAGCATCTCGAAGGCTGCGACCTGGTCGATGACAAATGGCGTGCGTATCGCGCTCAAGCCGCAGGGCACGCAGGTGGTGGGCCTGCACGTGGCCTTCATGGACACCGACATGACGGCCGGAATCGATGCGCCGAAGGCGGCGCCGCTGGACGTCGTGGCCCAGGCCATCGCCGCCCTCGAGGCCGGGCAGGACGAAGTGCTGGCCGACGCCATGACGCGCGAGGTCAAGCGCGGACTGTCGCTCGAGCGCGGCGTCTACCTCGACGCGGCGGGTTGATCCAGGCGCGGCGCGCAGCAGGCCTGGCGCCACGGCGTCCGGTGGACTAGAGTGAAACGGGGGCGCCGCCGAAGGCGCCCGCGGCTTGCAAGGAGGCAAGACATGATCCCGAACCAGTCAGTCCATGACGAGGAAGCGCTCGACGAAGCGCTGGACGAATCGTTTCCGGCCAGCGATCCGGTCGCCGTCGCCATCACGACCGCGGTCCCCGCTTCCGGCCCTGGCGTGCCGCGGGCGCCGTCGCGCGACATGCCTTCCTGAACCCAAGCGTGCGCCCCCCGTCCACGGCCGACTCTACACTTGGTCGCTCATTAACGGATACCGCGCGGCGACCGCCTTCCTGGTGACTGGCGGCTGGCCGCACATCGACGAGGAGGCTGGCCGTGTCCCCGACCATCACCATCAATGGAAACGCCGTCGCGCTGCCCGCCGACCCGCGCGTTTCGCTGCTCGACCTGCTGCGCGAGCACCTGCACCTGAGCGGCACCAAGAAGGGCTGCGACCAGGGCGCCTGCGGCGCCTGCACCGTGCTGCTCGACGGCGAGCAGCGCATCCTGTCCTGCCTGGCGCTGGCCGTGCAATACCAGGACCGGGCGATCACCACGATCGAAGGCCTGGCCCACGAGGGCGCCCTGCATCCGCTGCAGCAAGCCTTCATCGAGCATGACGGCTTCCAGTGCGGCTACTGCACGCCGGGCCAGATCTGCTCGGCGCTGGGCATGGAAGCCGAACTGCGGCGCGGCGTACCCAGTTATGTGACCGACGACCTGGCCGCCGAGTCGATCGCCTGCAGCGAAGACGAGGTGCGCGAGCGCATGAGCGGCAACCTGTGTCGTTGCGGCGCCTACAACGGCATCGTGGAAGCAGTCACCGAACACCATGTGCAGCTGAACGTCAGGGCCGGCAGGGGAGAGACGGCATGAATCCATTTACGTTCGCACGCGCGCAGGATGCCGCGGACGCCGTGCGCCAGGGCGCGCTGTCCGGCAGCCGCTACCTGGGCGGCGGCACCAACCTGGTCGACCTGATGCGCGAAACCGTGGAGCGGCCCACCCAGCTGGTCGACGTCAGCGGCCTGGCGCACGACATCGAAGAGCGGCCGGACGGCAGCCTGCTGGTGGGCGCCGCCGTCAAGAACACGGCGCTGGCCGAGCACCGCGCCGTGCGCGAGCGTTTTCCGCTGCTGGCGCGCGCCATCGCCTCCGGCGCCTCGGGCCAGATCCGCAATATGGCCACCGTCGCCGGCAATATGCTGCAGCGCACCCGCTGCAGCTATTTCTACGACCACGAAGGCGCCCACTGCAACAAGCGCAATCCGGGCGAGGGCTGCGACGCCATCGAGGGCGTGCACCGCATGCACGCGGTGCTGGGCGCCTCGAGCGCCTGCATCGCCACCCATCCGTCCGATATGTGCGTGGCGCTGGCCGCACTGGATGCCGTGGTACACCTGCAGGGCGCGGGCGGCGCGCGCCAGGTGCCGTTCAATGACTTCCACCTGCTGCCCGAGGACCATCCCGAGCGCGAGACCGTGCTGCAGCCGGGCGAACTGGTGACGGCAATCTGGATTCCGGCGCTGGCCTACGGCGCCAATTCCACCTATCGCAAGGTGCGCGACCGGGCCAGCTATGCCTTCGCGCTGGTGTCGGTGGCGGCCGCGCTCGAGGTGCGCGATGGCATCGTCGCCGACGTACGGCTGGCGCTGGGCGGCGTTGCCCACAAGCCGTGGCGCGCCAGGACGGCCGAGCGCATGCTGGTGGGACAGCCGGCCAGCGCGGCCCATTTCGAAGCGGCGGCAAAGGCCGAGATGGCCGGCGCCGCGCCGCTGCGCGACAACGCGTTCAAGATCCCGCTGGTCCAGCGCACGATGGTGGCCGTGCTCGACCGGCTGGCCACCGTGCATTCCTGAGGAGCGATTGATGAAGATCGTGCAGAACATCCAGAAGGCCGGCCAGGCCATCATGCAGAAGGCGATCGTGCATGCGCCCGACCGCTTCATCCCGGGCGGCCGGCCCGATCCGCTGACGTCCAGCGACGACGCGCTGATCGGTGCGCCGCTGTCGCGCATCGATGGCCCGCTGAAAGTGAAAGGCGAAGCGCAGTTCGCGGCCGAGTTCCCGCTCGCCGGGATGACCCATGCGGCGCTGGTGTGCAGCACGGTGGCGAAAGGCCGCATCGCCGCCATCGACAGCACTGCTGCCGAGGCGGCGCCCGGTGTGGTGCTGGTGATGACCCACCGCAACGCGCCGAAGATGGCGCCGCCGGCCGTCATGATGCGCGAGCCGCTGGGGGCGAGCGGCGACGACTTGCCGGTATTCCAGGACGAGCGCGTGCACTGGAACGGCCAGCCGGTGGCGCTGGTGCTGGCCGAGACCCGCGAGCAGGCCGACCATGCCGCCAGCCTGGTGCGGGTGCGCTACGACATTGAAGACAGCGTCACGACCATGGAAGCCGCGCTGGCGGCCGGCGCCGAAGTCGCCGCCTTCATGGGCCAGCCGCTGCAGGACATCAAGGGCGACGCCGAAGCAGCCCTGGCGGCGGCAGCGCACCGGGTCGATGCGGTGTACCGCACGCCGCGCCAGAACCACAATGCGATCGAGCTGCATGCCGTAACCGTCGCCTGGGAAGGCGACACCCTGCAGGTGCATGACGCCAGCCAGGCCGTGGGCAACACGGCGTGGACGCTGGCCCAGGTGTTCGGCATCAAGCCGGAACAGGTGCGCGTGAGCTCGCCCTTCGTGGGCGGCGGCTTCGGCGGCAAGCTGCTGTGGCAGCACCACATCCTCGCCGCGGCCGCGGCCAGGCTGTCCGGGCGGCCGGTGCGCCTGATGCTGTCGCGCGCGGGCGTCTGTCGCCTCGTCGGCGGACGCTCCCTGACCGCGCAGCGGGTCGCCATCGGCGCCGACCGCGACGGCCGTTTCGGCGCGCTGATCCACGCCGGCATGACGGTGATGACCGAACATAACGCCTTCCCCGAGCCGTTCATCCACAACGCGCGCTGCCTGTACGCGGCCCGGACCATGAAGCTCGAGGTCAAGACGGTCACCATGGATATGGTGGCCAACGTCGCCATGCGCGCGCCGGGCGAGTCGGTGGGCTCGTTTGCCCTCGAGAGCGCGGTCGACGAACTCGCCGATCAATTGGGGATCGACCCCATCGTGCTGCGCAGGCGCAACGAGCCGGTGCAAGACCCGACCAAGGGTACCCCGTTCTCGTCGCGCCACCTGATCGAGGCCTACCGCGCCGGGGCCCAGGCCTTCGGCTGGCAGGAACGCCATGCCAAGCCCGGCATGCGGCAGGAAGGAGAATGGCTGGTCGGGCTGGGCTGCGCCAGCGCCGTGTTTCCGTATTATCGGATGGATGGCGGCGCGGCCCGCATCGTCCTCGACCGCGACGGCCATGCCCGGGTGACGGTCGCCGGCCACGAGATGGGGATGGGCACGGCCACGGCCCAGACCCAGCTGTCCGCGGCCCGCCTCGGCCTGCCGCTGGACAAGGTCTCGTTCGGTTATGGCGACTCGACGATGCCGGGCACGGTGATGGCGGGCGGTTCGCAGCAGACGGCGGTGATCGCGGCCGCGGTGCGCGCCGCGCACGGCGAACTATGCGCCGAGCTGCTCAAGCTCGCCGGGCGCGAATCGCCGCTGGCGGGACTGAAGGCCGAGCAGGTGCGGTCGCGCGATGGCGGCCTGTGCAAGTCCGACGACGCCGAGCGCTGGGAAAGCTATGCCGACATCCTGGCCCGCGCGGGACGCGACGAGGTCGACGTCATGGCCGAGGCGCCGGCGGCGCTGGAGAGCCAGCACTGGTCGATGCATTCGTACGGCGCCATCTTCTGCGAGGCGCGGGTCAATGTCGTCACCGGCGAACCGCGCGTCACCCGCCTGCTGGGTTCGTTCGATTGCGGCCGCATCCTCAATCCCAAGACCGCCGCCAGCCAGCTACGGGGCGGGATGATCATGGGCCTGGGCGCGGCGCTGATGGAAGAAACGCATGTCGATGGACGGAACGGCCGCATCGCGAACCCCAGCCTGTCGGAATACCACGTGCCGGCCCACCTCGACGTGCCGCAGGTCGAGGTGATGTGGCTGGACATCCCCGACCCGCATGCGCCGGCGGGAATGCGCGGCATCGGCGAGATCGGCATCACGGGCACCATGGCGGCGATCGCGAACGCGATCTACAACGCCTGCGGCAAGCGGGTGCGGGAGTTGCCGATCACGCTCGACAAGTTGCTATAGCCGCGTCTTATCCGATCACTGCGAAATGCGCAGGATCGCCGAGGCCAGCCGCGAGAAGCAGGGCGTCAGGTCGGCGTCGGTCGCGGCGTAGCAGTACATGCCGACCGGCTGGTTCGGGTTCTGGCAGCGCTTCGGTGCATCGACCGCGTTGGCCATGCACTTGAGGATCATCTCGCCGGTATCGGGGTCGAAGTCGCCCGACGTCTTGAGCTTGGCGCCCATGCCCAGCGTGAACACGACGATGCCCTGGTCGCGCGCGCTGGAGGCGATCGCCTCGGCCAGGTTGCGCGAGGCGCGTTCGACGTTGGTCCGGTAAATCTGGCTGCCGGCGCCGGCGCCGCTGCTGATGTCGCTCGTGACGACGCGCGGGAGCTTGGTGACGAGCGGGATTTCGCGCCGGGCCGGATCATTGGGGTTCTTCGGGTCGTTATGGGCGTTGTACCAGTCCGGCAGCCGTTTCACCGCATAGGCATTGTTGCGGTACAGCCTGCAGCTCTCCTTGATGACGACGTTGTCGCTATCGTCCATCTTGCTCAAGCCGTAGCTTGCGCCGGCCGAGTCCATCGTGCCGGGGATGTCCCTGCCGAGCGTGTCCTTGCAGTCGGTCGCGTTGTTGAAGGTCATGTAAGAGCCGAATGCCGATGGCGCCCCGTCCGAGAAGAATACGATCACGCGCATGGTCGAGCGACTGGCCAGCGGCACCAGGTCGAGCTGTTCGCGCGCATTCCACATACCTTCGACCGACGCCGTGCCGCCAATGAAGGGGAAGCCGTTGATCCTGGTATTCATCGTCGTGCGGTCGAAGCCGCGCGCCGTGGGCTTGATGGGCACGTCGGTTTCGGCCCCGGAGGCGAAATGCACCAGCGCCACCCGGTCCTGCGTGACGTTGAACTTGCTCAGGAAACTCTTGGCCGAGGCGCGCACGGTCGCGGCCGACCCTTCCAGCGAGCCCGAGGTATCGATCACCAGCGCCATGTCCAGGTCGTTGCGGATCGTCTGCGCCTGGGCGACGGGGCTCAGCGACTCGAAGCCCATCACCTGCATGATCGATACCGGCATTTTCGCATCGGCCACGACGTCGATGATCGCCTGGCCGCCCTTGAAGGTCACGTTGGTGCTCAGGATCCTGGGCGCCGACAGCAGGTAGTTGGTGGGTATGTTCGCAAGAAAGAAATCCGCCGCGGCGGTGCGCGCGCTGGCGGTCTGCTCGGCCTGGTTATTGCCGGTCGTGACGGCGCGGGCGCCGGCCAGGGCGGCCGAATCGACGGCCGCGTTCAGGCGCGCCTTGACCAGGTAGGCCAGGCCGGCGTCGATCGCCAGGCCGACCGCGCCGAGCAGCACGAGCATGGAGATGGCCACCATGATGGCGACAGCGCCGCGCTGCCGGTGTAGAAGCGGATGCATATCAGAACACGCTCATGGAATACAGGTCGGGCCCGAACGTGGGCAGGGCGTCCTTGCGGAAGGTGAAGGCATTGACCAGCATGTCGAACTTGTAGAAGGTTTCTACGACGTACACGATCTCGCCATCGTCGAGTTTGCCGGTCAGCACTTGCGCGGCCGGGCGCGAGGTGCTGCTGATGCCGGTGCACTTGCCGGCGCTGTTCCACGAGCCGCAGGCATAAATGCGGCTGGCCGGCTGGTAGCTGCTCTTGCGGGCGCCCAGTCCGCGCGCGACGTCGTCCCAGCGGTACTGGTCGAGCACCACGCTGCGCGTCCCGCCGGTGCCGGGCACGCCCATCACCCGGGTGATGTACATCATGCCCTGCTGGTTGACGTTCAGGGGCGGCGCGCTCGACATGACCGCATAGATGATGTCCTGGCTGCCGTCCTCCAGGTCGGTGCCGCCGCGCGACGCCAGGTTGGCGCCCTCGCGCGCGATATTGGTCATGATGATGTTCGCTTGCAGGGCGCGCGCGCCGTCGATGGCGCACAGGGCCAGGATCACCAGCATCGGCATCAGTAAGGCGAGCTCGACCGCTGCAAGGCCGCGCTCCCGGCCCCGTCTTTTATGTAAAGTAGCGACTGCGCCGTCAGTCATGTCTTGCATGATTGGAAAATTTCGTTGCGCATCGTGGCGGCCACCGTGAAGCGGTAGACGCCATTGGTGAAGAAGCTCGACAGCATGGGCGTGCTGACGGGCCAGCTGGAGTCGAGCTGGATCACCAGGATGTCTCCCGCGGCGCCGAACATCGCATTGCCGTAGGTCTTCGTGGAATATTGGGTGCCGTTGACCGAAATGACGGGCGCCGTCCGGTCGTACATGCCCATGGAACTATCGCGAATCTTGGCGATGACGGTGTTGAAACGCTGCTGGTTGGCCGCCCCGGACTCGGAGCAGCGGCCCGTGATGGCGAAGCGTCCGCCCTCGCGTACGGCATACTGCATGGTGAGCGTCGCGAAGAACATCATGCTCAGTTCAATGATGGCAATCAGCACCAGCAGGAATACCGGCGCGATGATCGCCATCTCGACGAGTGTGGCGCCGGATTGACGGCGAGGGATGGAATACATCGTTAATCAGGCAATTTTACGGAAAGTGACAGATGGCATGCGGTAAGCTTCGGGGGATTCTACAGGGCAAAAATCATTTCCCGTGTCGCTTTTAAAAATGATTCAACGCCTTTGTCGGCGCCACACAACATGACTTGGTTAGCTAGCATCGTTCCATCCTTCCTGCGGCCAGCCGCATCCAGCGGCAACGCGCCAGCCACCGGCCAGCGCGTCGCCTCGGCCGACGCCGAGGTGTGGATGGTGTTCGGCATGCGCGTGCTGCTGGCGGTGTCGGCGCTGCTCACGCTGTACATCGGCGCCGGCGGCGTCACCCTGTCGCGCCACTGGACCTGGCTGGTCTTCGCCGCCTATGCGCTGCACAGCCTGACCCTGCTGGTGATCGCCTGCTACCGGGCCGGCTTCTGGCATGGCCCACGGGTGTACTGGATCGACATCGCCTGGTATGGCCTGATCATCTGGGCCAGCGGCGGCACCGCCAGTCCCTTCTTCTCGTTCTTCTTCTTCGCCATCCTGGCCACCTCGTTCCGGCACGGTTTCGATGCCGGCGCCAAGCTGACCCTCGGCTCGGTCGGCGTGGTGGCGGTCTCGGTGCTGGCGGCCCAGGGGCTGGCGACGCTGCAGATCCTGCTGCTGCGCGCGACCTTCGTGCTGGCGCTGGGCTATATGGTCGCGTTCTGGGGCGGACTGGCGGTCGACCAGCGCCGGCGCCTGGCGCTGCTGCGCGACGTCAGCCGCCTGTCGAATCCGCGCTTCGGGGTGCAGCATACGCTCGATTCGCTAATGGACAAGATCCTGCGCTTCTACGGCGCGGACAACTGCGTGCTGCTGATGAAGGACAGCCATGAACGCTGGACCATGAGCACGGCCCACCATCCGAGAACCGGCCGCGCGATCGGCCGCAGCCGGCCCGATGCCGACGACATCCAGCCGCTGCTCGATCTCGAGAGCGGCGCCATCCTGTACCAGGCGCCACCACGCCACTTCGGCCTGTTCACCCTTGGTCCGGCCACCGCCGTGCGGCTGGAGACCGGCAAGCGCGACTGGCGCCAGGCCGATGCCGCTGCCTGCGGCCACGTGGCCGACCTGCTCGACAGCGAGGGCTTCATCAGCGTGTCGCTGCCGCTGCGCAAGGGCGCCGGCCGCATCTTCGTGAGCGGCGCGCGCTTCAAGCGGGGCGACGCCAGCTTCCTGAAGCACATCGTGCAGCAGGCCTTTCCGGTCATCGAGACCATCGACCTGCTCGACCGTTTGGCCTCCGAGGCCGCCTTCCGCGAGCGCCAGACCATTGCGCGCGACCTGCATGACAGCACGATCCAGCCCTACATCGGCCTGCGCCACGCGGTGGCGGCGATCCGCAACCAGGCCGGTGACGACAGCCCGGTGACGCCCGAACTCGACCGCCTGGTGGACATGTGTTCGGGCGTGATCGGCGACATGCGCGACTTCGCCCAGCGTTTTCGCAGCGGGCGCCAGGAGGAGCCAGAACTGTTGATCGCCTTGCGCCGCCAGCTGCGGCAGGTCGAATCGTTCTATGGCGTCGACGTGATGCTGGAAATGCATGCCGGCAGCGCGATCAACGACCGTATGGCGGCCGAGGTGTTTCAGATCGTCACCGAGGGCATCAGCAATATCTGCAAGCATACCCGCGCCCGCACGGCCGGCGTGGTGGTCGAAGAGGAGGGCGGCGCACTCTCCATCGATATCTTCAACCCGGCGGCCGTGCCCGGGCAGGCGCCGGCGCCATTCGTGCCCCGTTCGATCGCCGAGCGGGTCCAGGGGCTGGGCGGCCAGTTTGAGGTCGAGGCCGACGGCCGCCAGACCCTGCTGCGCATCCGTATTCCGATTTGAGAATGACAAGATTTTAGGAGAGAAATGACCATTCGCATCTTGCTGGTCGACGACCATAAAACCATGCTGTGGGGCCTTGAGCGCCTGATCCAGGCCGAGGGCGACGCGTTCGAGCTGGTCGGTAGCGCCAGCGACGGCATCCAGGCCACTGCCCTGTGCGCCGAGTTCAAGCCCGATATCGTGCTGCTCGACCTCGACCTGAAGGGCAGCAGCTCGATCGATTTCCTGCCGGCCCTGGTGGAAAACGGCTGCACCCGGGTTGTGATCCTGAGCGCCAACCGCGACCAGGCGACACTGGCGGCCGCGGTCAAGGCTGGCGCGCGCGGCGTGGTCAGCAAGGAAGCGCCGACCGACGACGTCCTGATGGCGGTGAAGAAAGTTCATGGCG
This portion of the Telluria beijingensis genome encodes:
- a CDS encoding vWA domain-containing protein — translated: MHPLLHRQRGAVAIMVAISMLVLLGAVGLAIDAGLAYLVKARLNAAVDSAALAGARAVTTGNNQAEQTASARTAAADFFLANIPTNYLLSAPRILSTNVTFKGGQAIIDVVADAKMPVSIMQVMGFESLSPVAQAQTIRNDLDMALVIDTSGSLEGSAATVRASAKSFLSKFNVTQDRVALVHFASGAETDVPIKPTARGFDRTTMNTRINGFPFIGGTASVEGMWNAREQLDLVPLASRSTMRVIVFFSDGAPSAFGSYMTFNNATDCKDTLGRDIPGTMDSAGASYGLSKMDDSDNVVIKESCRLYRNNAYAVKRLPDWYNAHNDPKNPNDPARREIPLVTKLPRVVTSDISSGAGAGSQIYRTNVERASRNLAEAIASSARDQGIVVFTLGMGAKLKTSGDFDPDTGEMILKCMANAVDAPKRCQNPNQPVGMYCYAATDADLTPCFSRLASAILRISQ
- a CDS encoding TadE/TadG family type IV pilus assembly protein; amino-acid sequence: MQDMTDGAVATLHKRRGRERGLAAVELALLMPMLVILALCAIDGARALQANIIMTNIAREGANLASRGGTDLEDGSQDIIYAVMSSAPPLNVNQQGMMYITRVMGVPGTGGTRSVVLDQYRWDDVARGLGARKSSYQPASRIYACGSWNSAGKCTGISSTSRPAAQVLTGKLDDGEIVYVVETFYKFDMLVNAFTFRKDALPTFGPDLYSMSVF
- a CDS encoding TadE/TadG family type IV pilus assembly protein encodes the protein MYSIPRRQSGATLVEMAIIAPVFLLVLIAIIELSMMFFATLTMQYAVREGGRFAITGRCSESGAANQQRFNTVIAKIRDSSMGMYDRTAPVISVNGTQYSTKTYGNAMFGAAGDILVIQLDSSWPVSTPMLSSFFTNGVYRFTVAATMRNEIFQSCKT
- a CDS encoding sensor histidine kinase, coding for MTWLASIVPSFLRPAASSGNAPATGQRVASADAEVWMVFGMRVLLAVSALLTLYIGAGGVTLSRHWTWLVFAAYALHSLTLLVIACYRAGFWHGPRVYWIDIAWYGLIIWASGGTASPFFSFFFFAILATSFRHGFDAGAKLTLGSVGVVAVSVLAAQGLATLQILLLRATFVLALGYMVAFWGGLAVDQRRRLALLRDVSRLSNPRFGVQHTLDSLMDKILRFYGADNCVLLMKDSHERWTMSTAHHPRTGRAIGRSRPDADDIQPLLDLESGAILYQAPPRHFGLFTLGPATAVRLETGKRDWRQADAAACGHVADLLDSEGFISVSLPLRKGAGRIFVSGARFKRGDASFLKHIVQQAFPVIETIDLLDRLASEAAFRERQTIARDLHDSTIQPYIGLRHAVAAIRNQAGDDSPVTPELDRLVDMCSGVIGDMRDFAQRFRSGRQEEPELLIALRRQLRQVESFYGVDVMLEMHAGSAINDRMAAEVFQIVTEGISNICKHTRARTAGVVVEEEGGALSIDIFNPAAVPGQAPAPFVPRSIAERVQGLGGQFEVEADGRQTLLRIRIPI
- a CDS encoding response regulator, whose amino-acid sequence is MTIRILLVDDHKTMLWGLERLIQAEGDAFELVGSASDGIQATALCAEFKPDIVLLDLDLKGSSSIDFLPALVENGCTRVVILSANRDQATLAAAVKAGARGVVSKEAPTDDVLMAVKKVHGGELWLDQSLMQALLGQLVAPAPKADPEAGRIASLTAREREVIGMIVQGKGALNKDLAERAFISERTLRNHLTTIYQKLDVANRLELYVYATKHGIS